The Sebastes fasciatus isolate fSebFas1 chromosome 4, fSebFas1.pri, whole genome shotgun sequence genome window below encodes:
- the LOC141765843 gene encoding myosin heavy chain, fast skeletal muscle-like → MSTDAEMAQYGKAAIYLRKPERERIEAQTAPFDAKSACYVTDVKELYLKGTIIKKDGDKVTVKVHDTQEEKTVKEADVSPMNPPKYDKIEDMAMMTHLNEASVLYNLKERYAAWMIYTYSGLFCATVNPYKWLPVYDAECVAAYRGKKRMEAPPHIFSVSDNAYQFMATDRENQSVLITGESGAGKTVNTKRVIQYFATISVEGAKKRDTSKGSLEDQIIAANPLLESYGNAKTVRNDNSSRFGKFIRIHFGATGKLASADIETYLLEKSRVTFQLPAERGYHIFYQMMTAHIPELIDLALITTNPYDFPMCSMGQITVASIDDKVELEATDNAIDILGFTNEEKMSIYKNTGAVLHHGSMKFKQKQREEQAEPDGTEEADKIAYLLGLNSADMLKALCYPRVKVGNEYVTKGQTVNQVMNSVPALAKSIYEKMFLWMVIRINQMLDTKQARQFYIGVLDIAGFEIFDFNTLEQLCINFTNEKLQQFFNHTMFVLEQEEYKKEGIIWEFIDFGMDLAACIELIEKPMGIFSILEEECMFPKATDTSFKNKLYDQHLGKNKAFEKPKPAKGKVEGHFSLVHYAGTVDYNITGWLDKNKDPLNESVIQLYQKSSVKLLPVLYPPVVEETGKKGGKKKGGSMQTVSSQFRENLGKLMTNLRATHPHFVRCLIPNESKTPGLMENFLVIHQLRCNGVLEGIRICRKGFPSRIIYADFKQRYKVLNASVIPDGQFIDNKKASEKLLGSIDVPHDEYKFGHTKVFFKAGLLGTLEEMRDEKLSSLVTMTQALCRGYVMRKEYVKMTERREAIYTIQYNIRSFMNVKHWPWMKVYYKIKPLLKTAETEKELANMKENYDKMKTDLAAALAKKKELEEKMVSILQEKNDLQLQIASEGENLSDAEERCEGLIKSKIQMEAKLKETTERLEDEEEINAELTAKKRKLEDECSELKKDIDDLELTLAKVEKEKHATENKVKNLTEEMASQDESIAKLTKEKKALQEAHQQTLDDLQAEEDKVNTLTKAKTKLEQQVDDLEGSLEQEKKLRMDLERAKRKLEGDLKLAQESVMDLENEKQQSDEKIKKKDFEISQFLSKIEDEQSMGAQLQKKIKELQARIEELEEEIEAERAARAKVEKQRADLSRELEEISERLEEAGGATAAQIEMNKKREAEFQKLRRDLEESTLQHEATAAALRKKQADSVAELGEQIDNLQRVKQKLEKEKSEYKMEIDDLSSNMENVAKAKGNLEKMCRTLEDQFSELKTKNDENVRQINDSNAQKARLLTENGEFGRQIEEKEALVSQLTRGKQAYTQQIEELKRTTEEEVKAKNALAHGLQSARHDCDLLREQFEEEQEAKAELQRGMSKANSEVAQWRSKYETDAIQRTEELEESKKKLAQRLQEAEEQIEAVNSKCASLEKTKQRLQSEVEDLMIDVERANGLAANLDKKQRNFDKVLAEWKQKYEEGQAELEGAQKESRSLSTELFKMKNSYEEALDHLETMKRENKNLQQEISDLTEQIGETGKSIHELEKSKKQVETEKSEIQTALEEAEGTLEHEESKILRVQLELNQIKGEVDRKLAEKDEEMEQIKRNSQRVIDAMQSNLDSEVRSRNDALRIKKKMEGDLNEMEIQLSHANRQAAESQKQLRNVQAQLKDAQLHLDDAVRAQEDFKEQAAMVDRRNGLMLAEIEELRAALEQTERSRKIAEQELVDASERVGLLHSQNTSLLNTKKKLESDLVQVQGEVDDTVQEARNAEEKAKKAITDAAMMAEELKKEQDTSSHLERMKKNLEVAVKDLQHRLDEAENLAMKGGKKQLQKLESRVRELEAEVEAEQRRGADAVKGVRKYERRVKELTYQTEEDKKNVTRLQDLVDKLQLKVKAYKRQAEESEEQANVHLSKCRKVQHELEEAEERADIAESQVNKLRAKSRDSGKGKEAAE, encoded by the exons ATGAGTACGGATGCGGAGATGGCCCAATATGGCAAGGCTGCCATTTACCTTCGTAaaccagagagggagaggattgAGGCTCAAACTGCACCATTTGATGCCAAGAGTGCCTGCTACGTGACCGATGTCAAGGAGCTGTACTTGAAGGGAACAATCATCAAGAAAGATGGTGACAAAGTCACCGTCAAAGTCCATGACACTCAGGAG GAAAAGACAGTTAAAGAAGCTGACGTCTCTCCAATGAACCCTCCAAAGTATGACAAGATTGAGGACATGGCCATGATGACCCATCTCAATGAAGCCTCTGTGCTGTATAACCTCAAAGAGCGTTATGCAGCATGGATGATCTAC ACCTACTCTGGGTTGTTCTGTGCCACTGTGAACCCCTACAAGTGGCTCCCAGTGTACGATGCTGAATGTGTAGCTGCCTATAGAGGCAAGAAGCGTATGGAGGCTCCACCCCACatcttctctgtctctgacaACGCTTATCAGTTCATGGCGACTG ATAGGGAGAACCAGTCTGTCTTGATCAC TGGAGAGTCTGGTGCTGGAAAGACTGTGAACACCAAGCGTGTCATCCAGTACTTTGCAACAATCTCAGTTGAGGGGGCCAAGAAGAGGGACACTTCAAAG GGGTCACTGGAGGATCAGATTATTGCAGCCAATCCCCTGCTGGAGTCCTATGGTAACGCCAAAACTGTGAGGAATGACAACTCTTCTCGTTTT GGTAAATTCATCAGAATCCATTTCGGCGCAACTGGCAAACTGGCTAGTGCTGATATTGAGACAT ATCTGCTGGAGAAGTCTAGAGTGACATTCCAGCTTCCTGCTGAGAGGGGCTACCACATCTTCTATCAGATGATGACCGCCCACATACCGGAGCTGATTG ATTTGGCACTCATCACAACCAACCCCTACGACTTCCCAATGTGCAGCATGGGTCAGATCACTGTGGCCAGCATTGATGACAAAGTTGAGCTGGAAGCCACTGAT AATGCTATTGATATCCTGGGCTTCACTAATGAAGAGAAGATGAGCATCTACAAGAATACTGGTGCTGTCCTCCACCATGGTAGCATGAAGTTCAAGCAGAAGCAGCGTGAGGAGCAGGCTGAGCCAGACGGCACAGAGG AGGCTGACAAGATTGCTTACTTGCTGGGTCTGAACTCGGCTGACATGCTGAAGGCTCTGTGCTATCCCAGAGTGAAAGTCGGAAATGAGTATGTCACCAAGGGACAGACTGTAAATCAG gTGATGAACTCAGTGCCTGCCCTCGCCAAGTCTATCTATGAGAAGATGTTCTTGTGGATGGTCATCCGTATCAACCAGATGTTGGACACTAAACAGGCGAGGCAGTTCTACATCGGTGTCCTGGATATCGCTGGCTTTGAAATCTTTGAT TTCAACACACTGGAGCAGCTGTGCATCAACTTCACCAATGAGAAACTGCAACAGTTTTTCAACCACACCATGTTTGTCCTGGAGCAAGAGGAGTACAAGAAGGAGGGTATTATCTGGGAGTTCATTGACTTTGGCATGGACTTGGCTGCCTGCATCGAGCTGATTGAAAAG CCCATGGGTATCTTCTCCATCCTTGAAGAGGAGTGCATGTTCCCCAAGGCCACAGACACATCCTTCAAGAACAAGCTGTATGACCAGCATCTTggcaaaaacaaagcatttgagAAGCCAAAGCCCGCCAAAGGCAAGGTTGAGGGCCACTTCTCCCTGGTGCACTATGCTGGTACCGTGGACTACAATATCACTGGCTGGCTGGACAAGAACAAGGATCCACTGAATGAGTCTGTCATTCAGCTGTACCAGAAGTCCTCAGTGAAACTGCTGCCTGTTCTGTATCCTCCTGTCGTTGAGG AGACTGGCAAGAAGGGAGGCAAGAAGAAGGGTGGTTCTATGCAGACTGTGTCTTCACAGTTTAGG GAGAACTTGGGCAAGCTGATGACTAACTTGAGGGCCACCCATCCTCACTTTGTGCGCTGCCTGATTCCCAATGAGTCAAAGACTCCAG GTCTCATGGAGAACTTCCTGGTTATCCATCAGCTCAGGTGTAACGGTGTGCTGGAGGGTATTAGAATCTGCAGAAAAGGTTTCCCCAGCAGAATCATCTATGCTGACTTCAAACAGAG GTACAAGGTACTGAATGCCAGTGTCATCCCTGACGGACAGTTCATTGACAACAAGAAGGCTTCAGAGAAGCTGCTTGGGTCAATTGATGTTCCTCATGATGAGTACAAATTCGGACACACCAAG GTGTTCTTCAAGGCCGGTCTGCTGGGTACCCTTGAAGAAATGAgggatgaaaaactgtcatctctGGTCACCATGACTCAGGCTTTGTGCCGTGGTTACGTCATGAGAAAGGAATATGTGAAGATGACAGAGAGGAG GGAAGCCATATATACCATCCAGTACAATATCCGCTCATTCATGAATGTGAAACACTGGCCATGGATGAAGGTGTACTACAAGATCAAGCCTCTGCTGAAGACTGCTGAAACTGAGAAGGAGCTGGCAAATATGAAGGAGAACTATGATAAGATGAAAACTGACTTGGCTGCTGCCCTGGCAAAGAAGAAGGAACTGGAGGAGAAGATGGTGTCCATTCTGCAGGAGAAGAATGATCTGCAGCTGCAAATCGCATCT GAAGGAGAGAATCTGTCAGACGCTGAGGAGAGATGTGAGGGACTTATCAAGAGTAAGATCCAGATGGAGGCCAAACTCAAAGAGACAACTGAGAGactggaggatgaagaggaaatcAATGCTGAGCTCACTGCCAAGAAGAGAAAGCTGGAGGATGAATGCTCTGAGCTCAAGAAGGATATTGATGACCTGGAGCTTACCTTGGCCAAAGTGGAGAAGGAGAAACATGCCACTGAGAACAAG GTGAAGAACCTGACCGAGGAGATGGCCTCTCAGGATGAGAGCATTGCTAAGCTGACCAAGGAAAAGAAAGCCCTTCAGGAGGCTCATCAGCAGACTCTTGATGACCTGCAGGCTGAGGAAGACAAAGTCAACACTCTGACCAAGGCCAAGACCAAGCTTGAGCAGCAAGTGGATGAT CTTGAAGGTTCTCTGGAGCAAGAAAAGAAGCTGCGTATGGACCTTGAGAGAGCCAAGAGGAAGCTTGAGGGTGATCTGAAACTGGCCCAGGAATCCGTCATGGATCTTGAAAATGAAAAGCAGCAGTCTGatgagaaaattaaaaa GAAGGACTTTGAAATCAGTCAGTTCCTCAGCAAGATTGAAGATGAGCAGTCAATGGGTGCTCAGCTTCAGAAGAAGATCAAGGAGCTTCAG GCCCGTATTGAGGAACTGGAGGAGGAGATTGAGGCTGAGCGCGCTGCTCGTGCCAAGGTTGAGAAGCAGAGAGCTGACCTCTCCAGGGAActtgaggagatcagtgagagGCTGGAGGAGGCCGGTGGTGCCACTGCTGCTCAGATTGAGATGAACAAGAAGCGGGAGGCTGAGTTCCAGAAGCTCCGTCGTGACCTTGAGGAATCCACTCTGCAGCATGaagccactgctgctgctcttcgcaAGAAGCAGGCTGACAGCGTTGCTGAGCTGGGAGAGCAGATTGACAACCTCCAGCGTGTTAAGCAGAAGCTTGAGAAGGAAAAGAGTGAATACAAGATGGAGATTGATGACCTCTCCAGCAACATGGAGAACGTTGCTAAAGCAAAG GGAAATCTTGAAAAGATGTGCCGTACTCTTGAGGACCAATTTAGCGAACTGAAGACCAAGAATGATGAAAATGTCCGTCAAATCAATGATTCAAATGCACAGAAAGCACGTCTCCTGACAGAAAATG GTGAGTTCGGCCGTCAAATTGAAGAGAAAGAAGCTCTCGTCTCCCAGCTGACCAGAGGCAAACAGGCTTACACACAGCAGattgaggagctgaagagaacGACTGAAGAGGAGGTTAAG GCCAAGAATGCTCTTGCCCATGGACTGCAATCAGCTCGCCATGACTGTGATCTGCTGAGGGAGCAGTttgaggaagagcaggaggccAAAGCTGAACTGCAGCGTGGAATGTCCAAGGCCAACAGCGAGGTGGCTCAGTGGAGATCTAAGTATGAAACTGATGCCATCCAGCGCACTGAGGAGCTTGAGGAATCCAA GAAAAAGCTGGCCCAGCGCCTTCAGGAGGCTGAGGAACAGATTGAGGCAGTGAATTCCAAGTGTGCTTCTCTTGAGAAAACCAAACAGAGGCTCCAGAGTGAGGTGGAGGACCTCATGATTGATGTGGAGAGGGCCAATGGTCTGGCTGCCAACCTGGACAAGAAGCAGAGGAACTTTGATAAG GTGTTGGCAGAGTGGAAACAGAAGTACGAGGAGGGTCAGGCAGAGCTTGAGGGAGCACAGAAAGAGTCTCGTTCTCTCAGCACTGAGCTGTTCAAGATGAAGAACTCTTATGAGGAAGCTCTGGATCACCTGGAGACCATGAAGCGTGAAAACAAGAACCTGCAAC AGGAGATCTCTGATCTGACTGAACAGATTGGCGAGACTGGCAAGAGCATCCATGAGCTGGAGAAGTCCAAGAAGCAGGTGGAGACGGAGAAGTCTGAGATCCAGACAGCTCTTGAAGAggctgag GGAACTCTGGAACACGAAGAGTCTAAGATCCTGCGTGTCCAACTGGAGCTCAACCAGATTAAGGGTGAGGTggacaggaagctggcagagaAAGATGAGGAGATGGAGCAGATCAAAAGGAACAGCCAGAGGGTGATTGACGCCATGCAGAGCAATCTGGATTCTGAGGTCAGGAGCAGGAACGATGCCCTGAGAatcaagaagaagatggagggaGACCTGAATGAGATGGAGATTCAGCTGAGCCACGCCAATCGCCAGGCAGCTGAGTCCCAGAAGCAGCTGAGGAATGTGCAAGCACAGCTGAAG GATGCACAACTGCATCTTGATGATGCTGTCAGAGCCCAGGAAGACTTCAAGGAACAAGCTGCTATGGTGGATCGCAGGAATGGTCTCATGTTGGCTGAAATTGAGGAACTTAGAGCTGCTCtggaacagacagagagaagccGCAAGATCGCTGAGCAGGAGCTTGTGGACGCCAGTGAGCGTGTTGGACTTCTGCACTCTCAG aACACAAGCCTTCTGAACACCAAGAAGAAGCTTGAGTCTGACCTGGTCCAGGTCCAGGGTGAAGTGGATGACACTGTTCAGGAAGCAAGAAATGCAGAGGAGAAGGCCAAGAAGGCCATCACTGAT GCTGCTATGATGGctgaggagctgaagaaggagcAGGATACTAGCTC
- the LOC141765841 gene encoding myosin heavy chain, fast skeletal muscle-like → MSTDAEMAQYGKAAIYLRKPERERIEAQTAPFDAKSACYVADVKELYLKGTIIKKDGDKVTVKVHDTQEEKVVKEADVSPMNPPKYDKIEDMAMMTHLNEASVLYNLKERYAAWMIYTYSGLFCATVNPYKWLPVYDAECVGAYRGKKRMEAPPHIFSVSDNAYQFMATDRENQSVLITGESGAGKTVNTKRVIQYFATISVEGAKKRDTSKGSLEDQIIAANPLLESYGNAKTVRNDNSSRFGKFIRIHFGTTGKLASADIETYLLEKSRVTFQLPAERGYHIFYQMMTAHKPELIDLALITTNPYDFPMCSMGQITVASIDDKVELEATDNAIDILGFTNEEKMSIYKNTGAVLHHGNMKFKQKQREEQAEPDGTEEADKVAYLLGLNSADMLKALCYPRVKVGNEYVTKGQTVNQVMNSVTALAKSIYEKMFLWMVVRINQMLDTKQARQFYIGVLDIAGFEIFDFNTLEQLCINFTNEKLQQFFNHTMFVLEQEEYKKEGIIWEFIDFGMDLAACIELIEKPMGIFSILEEECMFPKATDTSFKNKLYDQHLGKNKAFEKPKPAKGKAEAHFSLVHYAGTVDYNIGGWLDKNKDPLNESVIQLYQKSSVKLLPVLYPPVVEEASKKGGKKKGGSMQTVSSQFRENLGKLMTNLRATHPHFVRCLIPNESKTPGLMENFLVIHQLRCNGVLEGIRICRKGFPSRIIYADFKQRYKVLNASVIPDGQFIDNKKASEKLLGSIDVPHDEYKFGHTKVFFKAGLLGTLEEMRDEKLSSLVTMTQALCRGYVMRKEYVKMTERREAIYTIQYNVRSFMNVKHWPWMKVYYKIKPLLKSAETEKELSNMKENYDKMKTDLAAALAKKKELEEKMVSILQEKNDLQLQIASEGENLSDAEERCEGLIKSKIQMEAKLKETTERLEDEEEINAELTAKKRKLEDECSELKKDIDDLELTLAKVEKEKHATENKVKNLTEEMASQDESVAKLTKEKKALQEAHQQTLDDLQAEEDKVNTLTKAKTKLEQQVDDLEGSLEQEKKLRMDLERAKRKLEGDLKLAQESVMDLENEKQQSDEKIKKKDFEISQLLSKIEDEQSLGAQLQKKIKELQARIEELEEEIEAERAARAKVEKQRADLSRELEEISERLEEAGGATAAQIEMNKKREAEFQKVRRDLEESTLQHEATAAALRKKQADSVAELGEQIDNLQRVKQKLEKEKSEYKMEIDDLSSNMENVAKAKGNLEKMCRTLEDQFSELKTKNDENVRQINDSNAQKARLLTENGEFGRQIEEKEALVSQLTRGKQAFTQQIEELKRTTEEEVKSKNALAHGLQSARHDCDLLREQFEEEQEAKAELQRGMSKANSEVAQWRSKYETDAIQRTEELEESKKKLAQRLQEAEEQIEAVNSKCASLEKTKQRLQSEVEDLMIDVERANGLAANLDKKQRNFDKVLAEWKQKYEEGQAELEGAQKEARSLSTELFKMKNSYEETLDHLETMKRENKNLQQEISDLTEQIGETGKSIHELEKTKKQVETEKSEIQTALEEAEGTLEHEESKILRVQLELNQIKGEVDRKLAEKDEEMEQIKRNSQRVIDAMQSNLDSEVRSRNDALRIKKKMEGDLNEMEIQLSHANRQAAESQKQLRNVQAQLKDAQLHLDDAVRAQEDFKEQAAMVDRRNGLMLAEIEELRAALEQTERSRKIAEQELVDASERVGLLHSQNTSLLNTKKKLESDLVQVQGEVDDTVQEARNAEEKAKKAITDAAMMAEELKKEQDTSSHLERMKKNLEVAVKDLQHRLDEAENLAMKGGKKQLQKLESRVRELEAEVEAEQRRGADAVKGVRKYERRVKELTYQTEEDKKNVTRLQDLVDKLQLKVKAYKRQSEEAEEQANTHLSKCRKVQHELEEAEERADIAESQVNKLRAKSRDSGKGKEAAE, encoded by the exons ATGAGTACGGACGCGGAGATGGCCCAATACGGCAAAGCCGCCATTTACCTTCGTAaaccagagagggagaggattgAGGCTCAAACTGCACCATTTGATGCCAAGAGTGCCTGCTACGTGGCCGATGTCAAGGAGCTGTACTTGAAGGGAACGATCATCAAGAAAGATGGTGACAAAGTCACCGTCAAAGTCCATGACACTCAGGAG GAAAAGGTAGTTAAAGAAGCTGACGTCTCTCCAATGAACCCTCCAAAGTATGACAAGATTGAGGACATGGCCATGATGACCCATCTCAATGAAGCCTCTGTGCTGTATAACCTCAAAGAGCGTTATGCAGCATGGATGATCTAC ACCTACTCTGGGTTGTTCTGTGCCACTGTGAACCCCTACAAGTGGCTCCCAGTGTACGATGCTGAATGTGTAGGTGCCTATAGAGGCAAGAAGCGTATGGAGGCTCCACCCCACatcttctctgtctctgacaACGCTTATCAGTTCATGGCGACTG ATAGGGAGAACCAGTCTGTCTTGATCAC TGGAGAGTCTGGTGCTGGAAAGACTGTGAACACCAAGCGTGTCATCCAGTACTTTGCAACAATCTCAGTTGAGGGGGCCAAGAAGAGGGACACTTCAAAG GGGTCACTGGAGGATCAGATTATTGCAGCCAATCCCCTGCTGGAGTCCTATGGTAACGCCAAAACTGTGAGGAATGACAACTCTTCTCGTTTT GGTAAATTCATCAGAATCCATTTCGGCACAACTGGCAAACTGGCTAGTGCTGATATTGAGACAT ATCTGCTGGAGAAGTCTAGAGTGACATTCCAGCTTCCTGCTGAGAGGGGCTACCACATCTTCTATCAGATGATGACCGCCCACAAACCTGAGCTGATTG ATTTGGCACTCATCACAACCAACCCCTACGACTTCCCAATGTGCAGCATGGGTCAGATCACTGTGGCCAGCATTGATGACAAAGTTGAGCTGGAAGCCACTGAT AATGCTATTGATATCCTGGGCTTCACTAATGAAGAGAAGATGAGCATCTACAAGAATACTGGTGCTGTCCTCCACCATGGTAACATGAAGTTCAAGCAGAAGCAGCGTGAGGAGCAGGCTGAGCCAGACGGCACAGAGG AGGCTGACAAGGTTGCTTACTTGCTGGGTCTGAACTCGGCTGACATGCTGAAGGCTCTGTGCTATCCCAGAGTGAAAGTCGGAAATGAGTATGTCACCAAGGGACAGACTGTAAATCAG gTGATGAACTCAGTGACTGCCCTCGCCAAGTCTATCTATGAGAAGATGTTCTTGTGGATGGTCGTCCGTATCAACCAGATGTTGGACACTAAACAGGCGAGGCAGTTCTACATCGGTGTCCTGGATATCGCTGGCTTTGAAATCTTTGAT TTCAACACACTGGAGCAGCTGTGCATCAACTTCACCAATGAGAAACTGCAACAGTTTTTCAACCACACCATGTTTGTCCTGGAGCAAGAGGAGTACAAGAAGGAGGGTATTATCTGGGAGTTCATTGACTTTGGCATGGATTTGGCTGCCTGCATCGAGCTGATTGAAAAG CCCATGGGTATCTTCTCCATCCTTGAAGAGGAGTGCATGTTCCCCAAGGCCACAGACACATCCTTCAAGAACAAGCTGTATGACCAGCATCTTggcaaaaacaaagcatttgagAAGCCAAAGCCCGCCAAAGGCAAGGCTGAGGCCCACTTCTCCCTGGTGCACTATGCTGGTACCGTGGACTACAATATCGGTGGCTGGCTGGACAAGAACAAGGATCCACTGAATGAGTCTGTCATTCAGCTGTACCAGAAGTCCTCAGTGAAACTGCTGCCTGTTCTGTATCCTCCTGTCGTTGAGG AGGCTTCCAAGAAGGGAGGCAAGAAGAAGGGTGGTTCTATGCAGACTGTGTCTTCACAGTTTAGG GAGAACTTGGGCAAGCTGATGACTAACTTGAGGGCCACCCATCCTCACTTTGTGCGCTGCCTGATTCCCAATGAGTCAAAGACTCCAG GTCTCATGGAGAACTTCCTGGTTATCCATCAGCTCAGGTGTAACGGTGTGCTGGAGGGTATTAGAATCTGCAGAAAAGGTTTCCCCAGCAGAATCATCTATGCTGACTTCAAACAGAG GTACAAGGTACTGAATGCCAGTGTCATCCCTGACGGACAGTTCATTGACAACAAGAAGGCTTCAGAGAAGCTGCTTGGGTCAATTGATGTTCCTCATGATGAGTACAAATTCGGACACACCAAG GTGTTCTTCAAGGCCGGTCTGCTGGGTACCCTTGAAGAAATGAgggatgaaaaactgtcatctctGGTCACCATGACTCAGGCTTTGTGCCGTGGTTACGTCATGAGAAAGGAATATGTGAAGATGACAGAGAGGAG GGAAGCCATATATACCATCCAGTACAATGTCCGCTCATTCATGAATGTGAAACACTGGCCATGGATGAAGGTGTACTACAAGATCAAGCCTCTGCTGAAGAGTGCTGAAACTGAGAAGGAGCTGTCAAATATGAAGGAGAACTATGATAAGATGAAAACTGACTTGGCTGCTGCCCTGGCAAAGAAGAAGGAACTGGAGGAGAAGATGGTGTCCATTCTGCAGGAGAAGAATGATCTGCAGCTGCAAATCGCATCT GAAGGAGAGAATCTGTCAGATGCTGAGGAGAGATGTGAGGGACTTATCAAGAGTAAGATCCAGATGGAGGCCAAACTCAAAGAGACAACTGAGAGactggaggatgaagaggaaatcAATGCTGAGCTCACTGCCAAGAAGAGAAAGCTGGAGGATGAATGCTCTGAGCTCAAGAAGGATATTGATGACCTGGAGCTTACCTTGGCCAAAGTGGAGAAGGAGAAACATGCCACTGAGAACAAG GTGAAGAACCTGACCGAGGAGATGGCCTCTCAGGATGAGAGCGTTGCTAAGCTGACCAAGGAAAAGAAAGCCCTTCAGGAGGCTCATCAGCAGACTCTTGATGACCTGCAGGCTGAGGAAGACAAAGTCAACACTCTGACCAAGGCCAAGACCAAGCTTGAGCAGCAAGTGGATGAT CTTGAAGGTTCTCTGGAGCAAGAAAAGAAGCTGCGTATGGACCTTGAGAGAGCCAAGAGGAAGCTTGAGGGTGATCTGAAACTGGCCCAGGAATCCGTCATGGATCTTGAAAATGAAAAGCAGCAGTCTGatgagaaaattaaaaa GAAGGACTTTGAAATCAGTCAGCTCCTTAGCAAGATTGAAGATGAGCAGTCACTGGGTGCTCAGCTTCAGAAGAAGATCAAGGAGCTTCAG GCTCGTATTGAGGAACTGGAGGAGGAGATTGAGGCTGAGCGCGCTGCTCGTGCCAAGGTTGAGAAGCAGAGAGCTGACCTCTCCAGGGAActtgaggagatcagtgagagGCTGGAGGAGGCCGGTGGTGCCACTGCTGCTCAGATTGAGATGAACAAGAAGCGTGAGGCTGAGTTCCAGAAGGTCCGTCGTGACCTTGAGGAATCCACTCTGCAGCATGaagccactgctgctgctcttcgcaAGAAGCAGGCTGACAGCGTTGCTGAGCTGGGAGAGCAGATTGACAACCTCCAGCGTGTTAAGCAGAAGCTTGAGAAGGAAAAGAGTGAATACAAGATGGAGATTGATGACCTCTCCAGCAACATGGAGAACGTTGCTAAAGCAAAG GGAAATCTTGAAAAGATGTGCCGTACTCTTGAGGACCAATTTAGCGAACTGAAGACTAAGAATGATGAAAATGTCCGTCAAATCAATGATTCCAATGCACAGAAAGCACGTCTCCTGACAGAAAATG GTGAGTTCGGCCGTCAAATTGAAGAGAAAGAAGCTCTCGTCTCCCAGCTGACCAGAGGCAAACAGGCCTTCACACAGCAGattgaggagctgaagagaacGACTGAAGAGGAGGTTAAG TCCAAGAATGCTCTTGCCCATGGACTGCAATCAGCTCGCCATGACTGTGATCTGCTGAGGGAGCAGTttgaggaagagcaggaggccAAAGCTGAACTGCAGCGTGGAATGTCCAAGGCCAACAGCGAGGTGGCTCAGTGGAGATCTAAGTATGAAACTGATGCCATCCAGCGCACTGAGGAGCTTGAGGAATCCAA GAAAAAGCTGGCCCAGCGCCTTCAGGAGGCTGAGGAACAGATTGAGGCAGTGAATTCCAAGTGTGCTTCTCTTGAGAAAACCAAACAGAGGCTCCAGAGTGAGGTGGAGGACCTCATGATTGATGTGGAGAGGGCCAATGGTCTGGCTGCCAACCTGGACAAGAAGCAGAGGAACTTTGACAAG GTGTTGGCAGAGTGGAAACAGAAGTACGAGGAGGGTCAGGCAGAGCTTGAGGGAGCACAGAAGGAGGCTCGTTCTCTCAGCACTGAGCTGTTCAAGATGAAGAACTCTTATGAGGAAACTCTGGATCACCTGGAGACCATGAAGCGTGAAAACAAGAACCTGCAAC AGGAGATCTCAGATCTGACTGAACAAATTGGCGAGACTGGCAAGAGTATCCATGAGCTGGAGAAGACCAAGAAGCAGGTGGAGACGGAGAAGTCTGAGATCCAGACAGCTCTTGAAGAGGCTGAG GGAACTCTGGAACACGAAGAGTCTAAGATCCTGCGTGTCCAACTGGAGCTCAACCAGATTAAGGGTGAGGTggacaggaagctggcagagaAAGATGAGGAGATGGAGCAGATCAAGAGGAACAGCCAGAGGGTGATTGACGCCATGCAGAGCAATCTGGATTCTGAGGTCAGGAGCAGGAACGATGCCCTGAGAatcaagaagaagatggagggaGACCTGAATGAGATGGAGATTCAGCTGAGCCACGCCAATCGCCAGGCAGCTGAGTCCCAGAAGCAGCTGAGGAATGTGCAAGCACAGCTGAAG GATGCACAACTGCATCTTGATGATGCTGTCAGAGCCCAGGAAGACTTCAAGGAACAAGCTGCTATGGTGGATCGCAGGAACGGTCTCATGTTGGCTGAAATTGAGGAACTTAGAGCTGCTCtggaacagacagagagaagccGCAAGATCGCTGAGCAGGAGCTTGTGGACGCCAGTGAGCGTGTTGGACTTCTGCACTCTCAG AACACAAGCCTTCTGAACACCAAGAAGAAGCTTGAGTCTGACCTGGTCCAAGTCCAGGGTGAAGTGGATGACACTGTTCAGGAAGCAAGAAATGCAGAGGAGAAGGCCAAGAAGGCCATCACTGAT GCTGCTATGATGGctgaggagctgaagaaggagcAGGATACTAGCTCTCACctggagaggatgaagaagaaccTGGAGGTCGCTGTTAAGGACCTACAGCACCGCCTGGATGAGGCTGAGAACCTGGCCATGAAGGGTGGCAAGAAGCAGCTCCAAAAACTTGAGTCTAGG GTGCGTGAGCTGGAGGCAGAGGTTGAAGCTGAGCAGAGACGTGGAGCTGATGCTGTCAAGGGTGTCCGCAAATATGAGAGGAGGGTGAAGGAGCTCACCTATCAG ACTGAAGAGGACAAGAAAAACGTTACCAGGCTGCAGGATCTGGTTGACAAGTTGCAGCTCAAGGTGAAGGCCTACAAGAGGCAGTCTGAGGAGGCG GAGGAGCAGGCCAACACTCATCTGTCCAAGTGCAGGAAGGTCCAGCATGAGCTGGAGGAGGCCGAGGAGCGTGCTGACATTGCAGAGTCACAGGTCAACAAGCTGAGAGCCAAGAGCCGTGACTCTGGCAAG ggAAAAGAGGCAGCTGAGTAA